Proteins from a genomic interval of Methanohalophilus levihalophilus:
- a CDS encoding glycoside hydrolase family 57 protein produces MQSVCVCCEVHLPWVVKWYYPREGYRSPEFETYFDQQKIYSAFEQFASDILLANEALLDSIDNGGKYTFDISGIFLEQCKWDPSIIESFRTLRDRGSVFASSPYFHSVSSLFPDDTEFREQVNMHRNRIKELFDYTPDTFINTELILSKGLGESIKDMGFKGFVSEGSENLLHGSEPAYVYGDHVPTLLRHISLSEDIEHRFSNKDWVAYPLIADKFASWIASMEGDVTTLYFKYGSIGTHHRNDGGILQFLADLPESLEKHGIDMITPEQARKKFEPKYLPSIWNKSTARYGMHNILGNHSQHLYIHELVGIGKALQEIQGGKEYEHLKHIYRCLQQSEILLEMNDENKHFGPERAVNVFSIISDLKRAILENGT; encoded by the coding sequence ATGCAGTCGGTTTGTGTATGTTGTGAAGTTCATCTTCCATGGGTTGTAAAATGGTATTATCCCCGAGAGGGCTACAGGTCACCTGAGTTTGAAACATATTTTGATCAGCAAAAAATATATTCAGCGTTTGAACAATTCGCTTCAGATATCCTTCTTGCAAACGAGGCTTTACTGGATTCGATTGATAACGGCGGAAAGTACACTTTTGACATTTCCGGAATTTTCCTGGAACAATGTAAATGGGATCCATCAATAATAGAATCATTCCGAACACTAAGGGATAGGGGAAGTGTTTTTGCCAGCTCTCCTTATTTTCATTCCGTCTCTTCCCTGTTTCCCGATGACACTGAGTTCAGGGAACAGGTGAATATGCATCGGAACAGGATAAAAGAGCTTTTTGATTATACGCCTGATACTTTCATAAACACGGAATTGATTCTTTCAAAAGGGCTTGGAGAATCCATTAAAGATATGGGATTCAAAGGTTTTGTGTCAGAGGGTTCAGAAAATCTTTTACATGGCAGTGAACCGGCGTATGTTTATGGCGATCATGTCCCGACTTTACTTCGCCACATTTCATTAAGTGAAGATATCGAGCACCGCTTTTCAAATAAAGACTGGGTGGCTTATCCTCTGATTGCTGACAAGTTTGCTTCCTGGATAGCAAGTATGGAGGGCGATGTTACAACATTATACTTCAAATACGGTTCGATTGGAACACATCACAGGAACGATGGTGGGATTCTGCAATTTCTCGCAGATTTGCCGGAAAGTCTTGAAAAACATGGTATAGACATGATAACTCCTGAGCAGGCCAGGAAGAAATTTGAACCAAAATATCTGCCTTCCATCTGGAACAAATCAACTGCGCGTTATGGAATGCATAATATCCTGGGTAATCATTCACAGCATCTCTATATTCATGAACTGGTAGGGATTGGGAAAGCCCTTCAGGAGATACAAGGCGGGAAAGAATACGAACATCTGAAGCACATATATCGCTGTCTCCAGCAAAGCGAGATATTACTTGAGATGAATGATGAAAACAAACATTTCGGGCCCGAAAGGGCGGTTAATGTATTTTCTATCATTTCAGATCTTAAGCGTGCAATACTGGAGAATGGAACATGA
- a CDS encoding glycoside hydrolase family 57 protein: protein MTSVCMYFQLHQPYRLKWFWPDESKGFERYFDVAINSSIFEKVAEKCYLPATNTLLQLIDQNGGDFKFSVSVTGTLLSQCEQWGSEVLECFRDLADSGYVEFLDETNYHSLAGLFDDKEEFIEEVKAHNETITGLLGMKPQVFRNTELLYNNSIAKTVSEMGYKAILTEGVDSLLESRSSNYVYEANNCDIAVLLRNYKLSDDIGYRFSAKWWEEYPLTADKWAKWASFEKGDSINIFMDFETFGEHQWADTGIFDFLRALPSEVLDRDMDFKTPSEVVDDYKPAGKIDVGDFSTISWADMERDTSAWLGNDMQRRCFEEAKLLGSYVKKTRDPELISIWKHLLTSDHYYYMSTKWLGDGDVHSYFSIHTSPYDAAINFMAVMMDFKARVFRKLSEINNL, encoded by the coding sequence ATGACGTCAGTTTGCATGTATTTCCAGTTACATCAGCCATATCGGCTGAAGTGGTTCTGGCCGGATGAATCAAAAGGCTTTGAAAGGTATTTTGATGTTGCAATAAACAGTTCCATTTTTGAAAAAGTAGCTGAAAAATGCTATCTTCCGGCTACAAATACCTTATTGCAGCTTATTGATCAAAATGGTGGGGACTTCAAATTCAGTGTTTCGGTAACCGGAACGCTATTGAGCCAGTGTGAACAATGGGGATCTGAGGTGCTTGAGTGTTTCAGGGATCTGGCGGATTCGGGGTATGTGGAATTCCTTGATGAAACAAATTATCATTCTCTTGCAGGCCTTTTCGATGATAAGGAAGAGTTCATTGAAGAAGTTAAGGCTCACAATGAAACAATTACTGGCCTTTTGGGTATGAAACCGCAGGTTTTCCGCAACACTGAGCTTCTTTACAATAACAGTATTGCCAAAACAGTATCTGAGATGGGATACAAGGCAATACTTACCGAAGGGGTTGACAGCTTATTGGAATCACGGTCATCAAACTACGTTTATGAGGCTAATAACTGCGATATTGCCGTACTTCTCAGGAACTACAAACTAAGCGATGACATAGGTTATCGCTTCTCTGCAAAATGGTGGGAAGAATATCCTCTTACTGCTGATAAATGGGCTAAGTGGGCATCCTTTGAAAAAGGGGATTCAATAAATATTTTCATGGATTTCGAGACTTTCGGAGAACACCAATGGGCGGATACAGGCATTTTTGATTTTCTTCGGGCGTTACCTTCAGAAGTCCTGGACAGGGATATGGATTTTAAAACACCCTCTGAAGTGGTTGATGATTACAAACCAGCAGGAAAAATAGATGTGGGGGATTTCAGTACAATTTCCTGGGCGGACATGGAACGGGATACAAGCGCATGGCTTGGAAATGACATGCAAAGACGGTGTTTTGAGGAAGCAAAACTGTTGGGTTCCTACGTGAAAAAAACCCGGGATCCCGAATTGATCTCAATCTGGAAGCACTTGCTGACCTCTGATCACTATTACTACATGTCTACCAAATGGTTAGGTGACGGTGATGTGCATTCCTACTTCAGTATTCATACTTCACCCTATGATGCAGCGATAAATTTCATGGCGGTAATGATGGATTTTAAAGCCCGGGTTTTCAGGAAATTATCTGAGATTAATAATTTGTAA
- a CDS encoding glycoside hydrolase family 15 protein encodes MIRHPNVIIGNSKMLVTMGERGELFSLFYPGRDQEQHLSGSKGYLYFDGNLLSQDSKHWSRKQMYLENTNIVNTILDHTSGLGISIHDFVHPDKDVLIRNYEISAKNGIEGKFFYYSDFQVGGKQNQNSAFCDTDAGLLIQYNRQFHVGVASKPDFEEWQVGKISAKGWVEAAESDMTDGKLQGNLEEIGNLDNAIGWNLDLKAGERVNYTILIGVSQDKSGLYNAMSDLLETHPDVLMDETAKYWKDWISESRILKLPVLSGNPTLQRQIFAIYNRSLLCLTLLGDPASGALIAAPEFDPDFEMCGGYGFCWNRDSAEVAQSLLNASYPQYCGNFIEWCKKTQMKDGSWFQRYWLDGKAAPSWGNFDDSTQIDETGSTLQAFEKYYSSLEGANKTEFLQDSWKTVSNAAGYLFNRSSKGVHDTCRCLWESEKGIFCYTNAAVYAGLIIGSHFAEDYGEKELAEKWLERAALIKKNTLEQMWLEDGYFAKGIVEGSVDSRVDASILGAFIPFRMLSPQEPQEKAMILSMIRNIETKLKVPVNGYSGIRRYEYDNYVGGNPWIVTTLWLSAALLNLAKYSENKHERDVMVNKAVEYIMWSVKGATDTGLLPEQVDGESGRPAWAIPLSWSCALMVNNAILLDELE; translated from the coding sequence TTGATACGCCATCCCAATGTTATAATCGGAAACAGCAAAATGCTCGTGACTATGGGTGAGAGGGGTGAATTATTTTCACTTTTTTACCCCGGCAGGGATCAGGAGCAGCATTTGTCTGGTTCGAAGGGCTATTTGTATTTCGATGGAAACCTGCTTTCCCAGGATTCAAAACATTGGTCACGAAAACAAATGTATCTGGAAAACACGAACATAGTGAACACCATACTTGACCACACATCCGGCCTTGGGATTTCGATTCATGATTTTGTGCATCCTGATAAGGATGTTCTGATACGTAATTATGAAATCAGTGCGAAAAATGGTATTGAAGGCAAATTCTTCTACTATTCTGATTTTCAGGTAGGAGGTAAGCAGAATCAAAATTCCGCCTTCTGTGATACGGATGCAGGGTTGCTTATCCAGTACAATCGGCAATTCCATGTTGGAGTTGCATCAAAACCAGACTTTGAGGAATGGCAGGTAGGTAAAATATCTGCAAAAGGCTGGGTGGAAGCTGCTGAAAGTGATATGACTGACGGCAAACTCCAGGGAAATCTGGAAGAAATAGGAAACCTTGATAATGCAATAGGGTGGAACCTTGATCTGAAAGCAGGAGAGCGTGTCAATTACACAATATTAATAGGAGTATCACAGGATAAATCAGGGCTTTACAATGCGATGTCAGATCTTCTGGAAACACATCCTGACGTTCTCATGGATGAGACTGCCAAATACTGGAAGGACTGGATTTCAGAAAGCCGGATCCTGAAACTTCCTGTGTTGTCCGGGAATCCAACTTTGCAGCGGCAGATCTTCGCTATATACAATCGTTCATTGCTGTGCCTTACTCTTCTGGGAGACCCTGCCTCAGGTGCGTTAATCGCAGCCCCCGAGTTCGATCCTGATTTTGAGATGTGTGGAGGGTATGGTTTTTGCTGGAACAGGGACTCAGCCGAGGTTGCACAATCCCTTCTCAATGCAAGTTATCCGCAATATTGTGGGAATTTTATAGAGTGGTGTAAAAAAACCCAGATGAAAGACGGTTCCTGGTTCCAGCGCTACTGGCTTGACGGCAAGGCAGCTCCATCATGGGGTAATTTTGATGATTCCACCCAGATTGATGAGACCGGTTCAACTCTCCAGGCGTTTGAAAAATACTATTCAAGTCTGGAAGGGGCAAATAAAACCGAATTCCTGCAGGATTCATGGAAAACCGTTAGCAATGCTGCAGGTTACCTGTTCAATCGCTCCTCAAAGGGAGTCCATGATACCTGCAGATGTCTCTGGGAATCGGAAAAAGGTATTTTCTGTTACACCAATGCTGCGGTTTATGCAGGACTGATAATCGGCTCCCATTTTGCAGAGGATTATGGTGAAAAGGAGCTTGCAGAAAAATGGCTTGAGAGAGCGGCTCTAATTAAGAAAAACACCCTTGAGCAAATGTGGCTTGAGGATGGATATTTCGCAAAGGGGATTGTTGAAGGCAGTGTTGATTCGCGGGTTGATGCCAGCATTCTTGGGGCATTTATTCCTTTCAGGATGCTTTCTCCTCAGGAGCCACAGGAAAAGGCTATGATTCTGTCCATGATTCGGAATATTGAAACAAAACTTAAAGTTCCTGTTAACGGTTATTCCGGAATCAGACGCTATGAATATGACAATTATGTCGGGGGGAATCCCTGGATTGTTACGACATTATGGCTTTCTGCTGCTCTTTTAAATCTTGCGAAATATTCAGAAAACAAACATGAGCGCGATGTGATGGTAAACAAGGCAGTGGAATACATAATGTGGTCAGTTAAAGGTGCCACCGATACAGGTCTTCTGCCGGAACAGGTTGATGGGGAATCCGGCCGTCCGGCATGGGCGATTCCGTTAAGCTGGAGTTGTGCCTTAATGGTTAACAATGCGATACTTCTTGATGAACTCGAATAA
- a CDS encoding amylo-alpha-1,6-glucosidase: protein MHREKYDYGCGIEREWLVTNGIGGYASSTVIGSNTRKYHGLLVASLKPPVDRRVLLSSLDEEITCGNEVYRFSVHEYPGVVYPEGFRHLHKFSSSPIPVFEYHAGNIKVEKSIFMVHGENTTVVQYAVFNPEKEKINFRIFPLVTDRDFHAVKRERELSFPQSSYTSGVYIGSNTLDLKLDSNLHYCEMPQWYYNFEYCAERERGQAFEEDLFNPGYFDLELQKDVSHLYVVASTQLSDGINEEYVKEAFARELERQKNLITSFDAATTFLQKLVKASDSFIVKRGTTGECSIIAGYHWFADWGRDTMISLPGLTLATGRFDDARNILITFSKNRSRGLIPNSFPDNPVDLPSYNSADASLWFIHTVGRYYSYTEDTEFVREIFPAIEDIIENYRKGTSFGIAMDDDGLIGHGGQLTWMDAKIGEHEITPRRGKACEINALWYNALCTASLLAEIIGEDPIPYDEISKLVRDNYEKQYWNPAAECLYDCIGITKSNGNEKDASVRPNQIFAVSLPFTMLKHKKEKLVLKKVTEKLLTPCGLRTLSPDDIQYMGKYGGDQVSRDMAYHNGTVWPWLMGPYVSAHTKVHNKSKPSIQHCRELLLNFDPHLDDAGIGSISELFDGDYPHKPGGCISQAWSVAEILRAWVEDLDGL from the coding sequence ATGCATCGGGAAAAATATGATTATGGTTGTGGCATCGAAAGGGAATGGCTTGTCACAAACGGCATCGGAGGTTATGCATCCTCCACAGTAATAGGCTCAAATACCCGGAAATACCACGGTCTGCTTGTGGCTTCCCTGAAGCCTCCTGTTGACAGGAGAGTATTGTTGTCTTCCCTTGATGAGGAGATCACCTGTGGAAACGAGGTTTATCGCTTTTCTGTCCATGAATATCCGGGTGTTGTGTACCCCGAAGGTTTCAGACATCTGCACAAATTTTCATCGTCTCCTATTCCGGTTTTTGAATATCATGCAGGGAATATCAAGGTGGAAAAAAGTATATTCATGGTACATGGGGAGAATACAACAGTAGTCCAATACGCAGTTTTCAATCCTGAGAAAGAGAAAATTAATTTCCGAATTTTTCCTCTGGTAACAGATCGTGATTTCCATGCCGTAAAGCGAGAGCGTGAGCTTTCTTTTCCCCAGTCCTCATATACAAGCGGTGTATACATAGGAAGCAATACCCTTGATTTGAAGCTGGATTCAAATTTGCACTATTGCGAAATGCCTCAATGGTATTACAATTTTGAGTATTGTGCTGAACGCGAGCGTGGACAGGCTTTTGAGGAAGACCTTTTTAATCCCGGTTATTTTGATCTTGAACTGCAGAAGGATGTCAGCCACTTATATGTAGTGGCTTCCACCCAACTTTCAGATGGCATAAATGAGGAATACGTAAAGGAGGCATTTGCCCGTGAGCTTGAGAGGCAGAAAAACCTGATTACCAGCTTTGATGCTGCTACTACCTTTCTGCAAAAACTCGTAAAGGCCTCGGATTCTTTTATTGTTAAACGTGGCACAACAGGAGAATGCTCTATAATTGCAGGATATCACTGGTTTGCAGACTGGGGTCGGGATACCATGATTTCCCTTCCCGGTCTTACCCTTGCTACAGGCAGGTTTGATGATGCCCGAAACATCCTTATCACGTTTTCCAAAAACCGTTCAAGGGGCTTGATTCCTAATAGTTTCCCGGATAATCCCGTTGATCTTCCTTCCTATAACTCCGCCGATGCCTCTCTTTGGTTTATCCACACGGTTGGAAGATACTATTCCTATACAGAGGATACCGAATTTGTCAGGGAGATTTTTCCGGCAATTGAAGACATAATCGAAAACTACAGGAAAGGTACTTCCTTTGGAATTGCCATGGATGATGACGGCCTCATTGGTCACGGTGGACAGCTTACATGGATGGACGCGAAGATCGGTGAGCATGAAATTACCCCAAGAAGAGGGAAAGCTTGCGAGATCAATGCCCTGTGGTACAATGCCCTTTGTACTGCTTCTCTTCTGGCGGAAATAATTGGTGAAGATCCCATTCCTTATGACGAAATCTCAAAGCTTGTCAGGGATAATTATGAAAAGCAATACTGGAATCCGGCTGCTGAATGCCTTTATGACTGCATTGGCATAACCAAAAGCAATGGAAATGAAAAGGATGCTTCGGTCCGTCCAAACCAGATTTTCGCAGTGTCCCTGCCCTTTACAATGCTCAAACACAAAAAGGAGAAATTGGTTCTCAAAAAGGTAACGGAAAAACTCCTGACTCCATGCGGTCTCCGGACGTTATCTCCAGATGACATCCAATATATGGGGAAGTATGGGGGAGATCAGGTCTCAAGGGACATGGCATATCACAATGGAACAGTCTGGCCATGGCTTATGGGCCCTTATGTGAGTGCACATACAAAAGTGCATAACAAATCAAAACCAAGCATACAGCATTGCCGGGAATTATTGCTTAATTTTGACCCACATCTTGATGACGCTGGAATAGGATCAATTTCAGAACTTTTTGATGGCGATTATCCCCACAAACCCGGTGGATGCATTTCCCAGGCATGGAGTGTGGCAGAAATACTGCGTGCATGGGTCGAGGACCTGGATGGTTTGTGA
- a CDS encoding glycosyltransferase family 4 protein, with the protein MESLRIGMFSWESPHSVKVGGISPHVTELSETLAKMGHEVHIFTRKGWYRDYDEINGVHYERCGNDNSGDIIWQMDSMCGSMYDRLTSFKKKYGDFDVLHGHDWHPVKALCKIKEDHGNPFVLTYHSTEWGRNGNNEGNWWGSKEISHREWLGGYESSQVIATQEQFKKEIMNLYQIPEDKISVIPNGIYDGKMQKDVEPEEIKLQNGIDPSSPVVLFTGRMNYQKGPDMLARAIPWVLNNERDANFVFIGEGDMRGHCEQLVYEMGVQDSCHFLGYAPNDVLTDWMNTADIACVPSRNEPFGIVVLEAWDASRPVIATDAIHLIDNFSNGIVGYQTPESIGWCLNYALDGLNSSTKQMGINGKKMIKAKYCWEKIAKSTLDTYNNAMGK; encoded by the coding sequence ATGGAATCTTTACGGATAGGAATGTTTTCATGGGAGAGTCCGCACTCTGTAAAAGTAGGCGGCATATCTCCTCACGTAACGGAACTTTCAGAAACACTTGCCAAAATGGGCCACGAAGTGCATATATTCACGCGTAAGGGGTGGTACAGGGATTATGATGAGATTAATGGTGTACACTACGAACGCTGTGGGAATGATAATTCCGGGGATATAATCTGGCAGATGGACAGTATGTGCGGTTCAATGTATGACAGGCTGACATCTTTTAAGAAAAAATACGGCGACTTCGATGTACTGCATGGTCATGACTGGCATCCTGTAAAGGCATTGTGTAAGATTAAGGAAGATCATGGAAATCCCTTCGTTCTGACATATCACAGCACCGAGTGGGGAAGAAACGGGAATAATGAGGGTAACTGGTGGGGCTCAAAAGAGATTTCACACCGGGAATGGCTTGGGGGTTATGAAAGTTCTCAGGTTATAGCAACGCAGGAGCAGTTCAAAAAGGAGATTATGAACCTTTATCAGATACCTGAGGACAAGATTTCAGTCATTCCAAACGGGATATACGACGGGAAGATGCAGAAAGATGTTGAGCCTGAGGAGATTAAGTTACAAAACGGTATTGATCCCTCTTCTCCGGTGGTATTATTTACTGGCCGTATGAACTACCAGAAGGGTCCTGACATGTTGGCGAGGGCAATTCCATGGGTGCTTAACAATGAAAGGGATGCAAATTTTGTGTTTATAGGCGAAGGTGACATGAGAGGACATTGTGAGCAGCTGGTTTATGAAATGGGAGTGCAGGACTCGTGCCATTTTCTTGGATATGCTCCAAATGATGTATTGACTGACTGGATGAACACCGCGGACATTGCCTGTGTCCCAAGCCGCAACGAGCCTTTTGGAATAGTGGTGCTTGAAGCATGGGATGCCAGCAGACCTGTCATTGCAACCGACGCCATACACCTGATAGACAATTTCTCAAACGGAATTGTGGGATACCAGACCCCGGAGTCAATTGGCTGGTGTCTTAATTATGCACTGGACGGGTTGAATAGTTCTACAAAACAGATGGGAATAAACGGTAAGAAAATGATAAAAGCAAAATATTGCTGGGAAAAAATCGCAAAATCCACTCTTGATACCTACAACAATGCTATGGGTAAGTGA
- a CDS encoding winged helix-turn-helix domain-containing protein codes for MVEDSIIKIGNAAGVIYHFLENGECNLSRLKQHLFAKGYDSNTYLMAIGWLAREGKINISKTNNKWSISLR; via the coding sequence ATGGTTGAAGATAGCATCATCAAAATCGGGAATGCCGCCGGAGTGATATATCATTTTCTTGAGAACGGGGAGTGTAACCTCTCCCGTTTGAAACAACACCTCTTTGCAAAGGGATACGATTCAAACACTTATTTGATGGCTATAGGATGGCTTGCAAGGGAAGGCAAAATCAATATCTCAAAAACCAACAATAAGTGGTCTATAAGTCTCAGGTGA
- a CDS encoding cation-translocating P-type ATPase, with protein MNCISWAKTIDALIILQDYELLWGNKLGESGRSFQLPENVHTIGIDELFSKLETNEHGLSKKEALQRLGRIGPNVLSDIGKTSPVRMYVKQYRNFFSILLTIGALLSLLAEYLSPGQGNIYIGIALLGVVILNATFTFIQEYQAEKIMASFHKLLPPHCRVLRDGEMADILAHDLVPGDIMIVEEGDKVPADGRLIDLSALKVDNSPLTGEAEPQLRSLDCTHPNILECRNMVFSGTLVQTGNGRAIVTGTGSNTQIGQLAALTHQTESVETPLRKELNHFIHVISSIAMFLGISFFAVGYFLQEIFLANLIFAIGIIVANVPEGLLPTVTLALSISSKKMAKKNALIKQLESVETLGSTTVICTDKTGTLTQNKMAVSSIVTGFEEIGPDQYPDSGNILTRIMGLCNNSSLSDESPQGYIGDPTEGSLLVYAGKYIDIENLNEKYPRVEEFPFDSLTKNMQVICSTPEKKLESYLKGAPEVVIEMCDSIITENGVVKLSGEDKKQLIQKDIELAEKGERVIAFAYRPTTEIKEHNEGFIFTGFAGTVDPPRPEIKDAISKCHSAGIKVVMITGDHPVTARSIAKKVGLNENGENLEIITGSELEELSMGDLSARLKKRSIVFARTSPVQKLKIVQAFQAEGEVVTMTGDGVNDAPAIKNADMGVAMGSGTDVAREAADMVLLDDNFASIVNAVEEGRRVFDNIKKFIAYILTSNTPEIIPFIAFVLLALPLPMPVQLILAIDLGTDLIPALALAMEKSEGDIMNRPPRSRSEKLLTAPMLLTSYGIKGPIEALAGFVCYFAVLFEGGWVWGQQLAFDNPLYRQSITAFFAAVIICQIANLFISRTRRDSAFSGNFFSNKYVFVGIASELLILSFIMWNPVANLIFNTAPLKPEYIFLAIPFAMLIFSIDEIRKYLIRKNVSIVNKTLGW; from the coding sequence ATGAACTGTATATCCTGGGCCAAGACCATCGATGCCCTTATTATCTTGCAAGACTATGAACTCCTTTGGGGAAATAAATTGGGGGAAAGTGGTAGATCATTCCAGCTTCCCGAAAATGTTCATACAATCGGGATAGATGAGCTATTCTCAAAACTTGAAACGAATGAGCACGGTCTTTCAAAAAAGGAAGCTCTTCAGAGGCTAGGACGAATTGGTCCGAATGTACTGAGTGACATCGGTAAGACATCACCTGTCCGCATGTACGTAAAGCAGTACAGAAACTTTTTCTCCATCCTTCTGACAATTGGTGCACTTCTATCCCTTCTTGCCGAGTATCTGAGTCCCGGCCAGGGGAATATCTACATCGGAATAGCACTTCTGGGAGTAGTTATTCTCAATGCGACTTTTACTTTTATTCAGGAATACCAGGCAGAAAAAATAATGGCAAGCTTCCACAAACTACTGCCACCGCATTGCAGGGTATTGAGAGACGGCGAGATGGCGGACATACTGGCCCACGATCTGGTTCCCGGGGACATAATGATTGTTGAAGAAGGAGACAAAGTACCTGCGGATGGGAGGCTCATTGATCTAAGTGCCCTGAAAGTAGATAACTCACCATTGACCGGGGAAGCTGAACCCCAATTAAGGTCACTTGATTGCACTCACCCAAACATACTTGAATGCAGGAACATGGTTTTTTCCGGCACCCTTGTTCAGACAGGTAATGGAAGAGCAATAGTTACCGGAACAGGAAGCAATACCCAAATAGGACAACTGGCCGCATTAACTCACCAAACTGAATCCGTCGAAACACCACTCCGGAAGGAACTGAATCATTTTATACACGTGATTTCTTCCATTGCAATGTTTCTGGGAATATCTTTCTTTGCTGTTGGTTATTTCCTTCAGGAAATCTTTCTTGCAAACCTGATATTTGCAATCGGTATCATTGTTGCGAATGTACCGGAAGGACTACTTCCGACAGTCACCCTGGCCCTTAGCATCTCTTCCAAAAAAATGGCAAAAAAGAATGCTCTCATTAAGCAACTTGAATCCGTTGAAACTCTGGGTTCTACTACGGTTATTTGTACTGACAAAACTGGCACCCTGACACAGAACAAAATGGCTGTGAGCTCTATAGTAACTGGTTTTGAAGAAATAGGCCCGGATCAATATCCGGATAGCGGAAATATTCTAACCCGAATTATGGGACTTTGCAATAATTCCAGTTTATCCGATGAATCGCCACAAGGTTACATAGGGGACCCTACTGAAGGTTCATTGCTGGTTTATGCAGGAAAATATATTGATATAGAGAACTTGAACGAAAAATACCCGAGGGTTGAAGAATTCCCATTTGACTCCCTCACGAAGAATATGCAGGTAATTTGTTCTACACCCGAAAAGAAACTTGAATCCTATCTTAAAGGGGCCCCCGAAGTTGTAATTGAGATGTGCGATTCGATAATAACGGAAAATGGTGTTGTGAAACTTAGCGGGGAAGACAAAAAGCAATTGATTCAAAAAGACATTGAACTTGCCGAAAAAGGAGAAAGGGTCATCGCCTTTGCCTACAGACCAACTACAGAGATTAAGGAACACAATGAAGGGTTCATTTTCACAGGCTTCGCTGGAACAGTAGATCCTCCACGTCCGGAAATAAAAGATGCAATCTCCAAATGTCACAGTGCCGGAATAAAAGTTGTTATGATCACAGGGGATCATCCTGTTACCGCCAGATCAATAGCAAAGAAAGTTGGTTTGAATGAAAACGGTGAGAATCTGGAGATCATCACCGGATCAGAACTTGAAGAACTTTCAATGGGAGATTTGTCGGCCAGATTGAAGAAGAGAAGTATCGTATTTGCCCGGACATCTCCTGTGCAGAAATTAAAGATCGTACAGGCATTCCAAGCAGAGGGCGAAGTTGTTACCATGACGGGGGATGGTGTTAATGACGCACCTGCAATAAAGAACGCAGACATGGGTGTTGCCATGGGAAGTGGCACGGATGTTGCCAGGGAGGCAGCCGACATGGTACTTCTGGACGACAACTTTGCATCAATAGTAAATGCAGTTGAAGAGGGAAGGCGTGTTTTTGACAATATCAAGAAGTTTATAGCCTACATCCTGACAAGCAATACACCTGAAATAATACCCTTTATAGCATTCGTTCTTCTTGCCCTTCCACTTCCAATGCCTGTACAATTGATACTGGCTATTGACCTCGGAACAGATCTTATCCCGGCCCTTGCCCTTGCTATGGAAAAAAGCGAAGGAGATATTATGAACCGCCCCCCCAGATCAAGATCTGAAAAACTCCTGACAGCTCCGATGCTCTTAACATCCTACGGAATAAAGGGACCTATTGAGGCTTTGGCCGGATTCGTCTGCTATTTCGCAGTTCTTTTTGAAGGCGGATGGGTATGGGGACAACAGCTTGCCTTTGATAATCCCTTGTACCGGCAATCAATAACAGCCTTTTTTGCCGCTGTAATCATTTGTCAGATTGCAAATCTCTTCATATCCAGAACAAGAAGGGATTCGGCATTTTCAGGGAATTTTTTCAGCAACAAATACGTATTTGTTGGAATTGCAAGCGAACTTCTCATTCTTTCATTCATAATGTGGAATCCGGTTGCAAACCTGATATTCAACACGGCACCTCTTAAGCCGGAATATATATTCCTTGCAATCCCCTTTGCAATGCTTATATTTTCCATAGACGAGATCCGAAAATACCTGATAAGGAAAAATGTTTCAATCGTGAACAAAACATTGGGTTGGTGA